Proteins encoded within one genomic window of Neodiprion fabricii isolate iyNeoFabr1 chromosome 6, iyNeoFabr1.1, whole genome shotgun sequence:
- the LOC124184662 gene encoding poly(A) RNA polymerase gld-2 homolog A-like isoform X3 — translation MYHTSYPPHVLVQTMGGQQGNGQYPPAQMHAARTNGTNSLHQIEHNQYVHNGIGENRHRMIQTGSYPLELLQLMGVEIPPLRRAGYIMQGGGNSNSGWQRRGNPCSNAPTMPPPHLNFRPVSTGSIKKPNWNNKCGKRSSYRDTQSQNEVYNSDSGFSSRSPTPNKHQTDSSQTESSDERDSIASSADQGIKRLHEVHPIANGINNNNCDTNSKSNAHGGLISSASAHQFYQNQRPVNYYHNTVPPSRSQPQNHQGKRRYHSGRNSPPAQRVQRGRKFAGVVLPTCNMYPRWYIAPDRFLARSHLIEVTKMPAKLLTGSHWDVLSQDIWEKFMTHQQTEATYRNKMMLWKYLYIYIKTVYPRYGLFLVGSTMSGFGSDNSDVDMCLLVRHTEMDQRNEAIGHLEQILKCLKRCVDWRVRPLVLVVKLWAQSQEINDAKNMTISSYSLVLMVIHFLQYGVNPPILPCLHSLYEGKFGPHTDIHTIDIHEDLGMSGSGALSANSMSLGELLVDFFKYYVTFDFSQYAISVRTANKVPIEECRRARSYKNDPHQWKYLCIEEPFDLTNTARSVYDPDVFERIKQVFKKSYQMLKKNYDLSSIFNKLDTGSLNNTT, via the exons ATGTATCACACTTCGTATCCCCCGCACGTGTTGGTGCAAACAATGGGTGGACAACAGGGAAACGGTCAATATCCACCAGCACAAATGCATGCTGCTCGCACAAATGGCACAAATTCTTTGCATCAAATAGAACACAATCAATACGTCCACAATGGCATCGGAGAAAACAGACATCGTATGATACAG ACAGGATCTTATCCGCTAGAGCTATTGCAGCTAATGGGCGTTGAAATTCCACCGCTGCGTCGGGCTGGGTACATCATGCAGGGCGGAGGGAATTCCAACAGTGGATGGCAGAGACGAGGTAACCCCTGTAGCAATGCACCGACTATGCCACCTCCGCACTTGAACTTCAGACCAGTCAGCACAGGTTCTATAAAAAAACCAAACTGGAATAATAAATGTGGAAAACGAAGTAGTTATCGGGACACCCAGTCTCAAAATGAAGTTTATAACAGCGATAGTGGCTTCAGCTCGCGCTCACCTACACCTAACAAACACCAGACGGACAGCAGTCAGACTGAAAGCTCAGACGAACGTGATTCCATAGCATCTTCTGCTGACCAAGGCATCAA GAGGCTGCACGAAGTCCATCCGATAGCAAATGgcatcaataataataactgtgATACCAATAGCAAAAGTAATGCTCATGGTGGACTTATTTCGAGTGCCTCAGCACATCAATTTTACCAGAACCAAAGACCCGTCAATTATTACCATAATACTGTTCCGCCTTCCCGATCGCAACCACAAAACCACCAGGGTAAAAGAAGATACCATTCAG GAAGAAACAGTCCACCTGCACAAAGGGTGCAAAGGGGACGAAAATTTGCAGGAGTAGTATTGCCAACCTGTAACATGTATCCCAGATGGTATATTGCACCAGATAGATTTCTAGCACGATCGCATCTCATTGAGGTGACAAAAATGCCAGCAAAACTACTGACAGGATCACATTGGGATGTACTATCGCAAGATATTTGGGAGAAGTTTATGACGCATCAACAAACGGAAGCCACATATCGAAATAAGATGATGCTATGGAAGtacctatatatttatattaaa ACAGTATATCCAAGGTATGGGTTATTTCTAGTTGGTTCAACCATGAGTGGCTTTGGTTCAGACAACAGCGATGTTGATATGTGCCTCCTGGTAAGACATACAGAAATGGACCAAAGAAACGAGGCTATTGGACATCTGGAACAAATATTGAAGTGTCTTAAACGATGTG tGGATTGGCGTGTGAGACCTTTAGTTTTGGTCGTCAAGCTCTGGGCGCAAAGCCAAGAAATCAACGATGCTAAAAATATGACCATTTCTAGTTATTCTTTGGTGTTGATGGTTATACACTTCTTGCAGT ATGGGGTGAATCCTCCCATTCTGCCATGTCTACATTCGCTCTACGAGGGCAAGTTCGGTCCTCATACGGACATCCATACAATTGATATACACGAGGATCTGGGCATGTCAGGTTCTGGCGCTCTCTCTGCTAATTCGATGTCACTTGGTGAACTTCTAGTAGACTTTTTCAAATACTACGTTACATTTGA CTTCAGCCAATACGCAATTTCTGTGCGAACGGCTAACAAGGTGCCAATTGAAGAATGTAGACGGGCCCGATCATACAAGAATGATCCACATCAGTGGAAATATCTTTGCATAGAAG AGCCCTTTGACCTGACCAATACAGCGCGCTCAGTTTATGATCCAGATGTGTTTGAACGAATAAAACAGGTATTCAAAAAGTCGTATCAAATGCTGAAGAAGAATTACGACCTTAGCAGCATTTTCAATAAGTTGGACACAGGGTCGTTGAATAACACCACGTAG
- the LOC124184662 gene encoding poly(A) RNA polymerase gld-2 homolog A-like isoform X1, whose amino-acid sequence MYHTSYPPHVLVQTMGGQQGNGQYPPAQMHAARTNGTNSLHQIEHNQYVHNGIGENRHRMIQTGSYPLELLQLMGVEIPPLRRAGYIMQGGGNSNSGWQRRGNPCSNAPTMPPPHLNFRPVSTGSIKKPNWNNKCGKRSSYRDTQSQNEVYNSDSGFSSRSPTPNKHQTDSSQTESSDERDSIASSADQGIKRLHEVHPIANGINNNNCDTNSKSNAHGGLISSASAHQFYQNQRPVNYYHNTVPPSRSQPQNHQGKRRYHSGRNSPPAQRVQRGRKFAGVVLPTCNMYPRWYIAPDRFLARSHLIEVTKMPAKLLTGSHWDVLSQDIWEKFMTHQQTEATYRNKMMLWKYLYIYIKTVYPRYGLFLVGSTMSGFGSDNSDVDMCLLVRHTEMDQRNEAIGHLEQILKCLKRCDFIEKLELIQAKVPILKFRDSMQSLDVDLNCNNAVGIRNTHLLYCYSQLDWRVRPLVLVVKLWAQSQEINDAKNMTISSYSLVLMVIHFLQYGVNPPILPCLHSLYEGKFGPHTDIHTIDIHEDLGMSGSGALSANSMSLGELLVDFFKYYVTFDFSQYAISVRTANKVPIEECRRARSYKNDPHQWKYLCIEEPFDLTNTARSVYDPDVFERIKQVFKKSYQMLKKNYDLSSIFNKLDTGSLNNTT is encoded by the exons ATGTATCACACTTCGTATCCCCCGCACGTGTTGGTGCAAACAATGGGTGGACAACAGGGAAACGGTCAATATCCACCAGCACAAATGCATGCTGCTCGCACAAATGGCACAAATTCTTTGCATCAAATAGAACACAATCAATACGTCCACAATGGCATCGGAGAAAACAGACATCGTATGATACAG ACAGGATCTTATCCGCTAGAGCTATTGCAGCTAATGGGCGTTGAAATTCCACCGCTGCGTCGGGCTGGGTACATCATGCAGGGCGGAGGGAATTCCAACAGTGGATGGCAGAGACGAGGTAACCCCTGTAGCAATGCACCGACTATGCCACCTCCGCACTTGAACTTCAGACCAGTCAGCACAGGTTCTATAAAAAAACCAAACTGGAATAATAAATGTGGAAAACGAAGTAGTTATCGGGACACCCAGTCTCAAAATGAAGTTTATAACAGCGATAGTGGCTTCAGCTCGCGCTCACCTACACCTAACAAACACCAGACGGACAGCAGTCAGACTGAAAGCTCAGACGAACGTGATTCCATAGCATCTTCTGCTGACCAAGGCATCAA GAGGCTGCACGAAGTCCATCCGATAGCAAATGgcatcaataataataactgtgATACCAATAGCAAAAGTAATGCTCATGGTGGACTTATTTCGAGTGCCTCAGCACATCAATTTTACCAGAACCAAAGACCCGTCAATTATTACCATAATACTGTTCCGCCTTCCCGATCGCAACCACAAAACCACCAGGGTAAAAGAAGATACCATTCAG GAAGAAACAGTCCACCTGCACAAAGGGTGCAAAGGGGACGAAAATTTGCAGGAGTAGTATTGCCAACCTGTAACATGTATCCCAGATGGTATATTGCACCAGATAGATTTCTAGCACGATCGCATCTCATTGAGGTGACAAAAATGCCAGCAAAACTACTGACAGGATCACATTGGGATGTACTATCGCAAGATATTTGGGAGAAGTTTATGACGCATCAACAAACGGAAGCCACATATCGAAATAAGATGATGCTATGGAAGtacctatatatttatattaaa ACAGTATATCCAAGGTATGGGTTATTTCTAGTTGGTTCAACCATGAGTGGCTTTGGTTCAGACAACAGCGATGTTGATATGTGCCTCCTGGTAAGACATACAGAAATGGACCAAAGAAACGAGGCTATTGGACATCTGGAACAAATATTGAAGTGTCTTAAACGATGTG atttcattgaaaaacttgaactGATACAAGCTAAGGTACCAATTCTAAAATTCCGAGATTCAATGCAAAGTTTGGACGTTGatttaaattgtaataatgCCGTTGGAATCAGAAATACACACTTGCTGTATTGTTATTCACAAC tGGATTGGCGTGTGAGACCTTTAGTTTTGGTCGTCAAGCTCTGGGCGCAAAGCCAAGAAATCAACGATGCTAAAAATATGACCATTTCTAGTTATTCTTTGGTGTTGATGGTTATACACTTCTTGCAGT ATGGGGTGAATCCTCCCATTCTGCCATGTCTACATTCGCTCTACGAGGGCAAGTTCGGTCCTCATACGGACATCCATACAATTGATATACACGAGGATCTGGGCATGTCAGGTTCTGGCGCTCTCTCTGCTAATTCGATGTCACTTGGTGAACTTCTAGTAGACTTTTTCAAATACTACGTTACATTTGA CTTCAGCCAATACGCAATTTCTGTGCGAACGGCTAACAAGGTGCCAATTGAAGAATGTAGACGGGCCCGATCATACAAGAATGATCCACATCAGTGGAAATATCTTTGCATAGAAG AGCCCTTTGACCTGACCAATACAGCGCGCTCAGTTTATGATCCAGATGTGTTTGAACGAATAAAACAGGTATTCAAAAAGTCGTATCAAATGCTGAAGAAGAATTACGACCTTAGCAGCATTTTCAATAAGTTGGACACAGGGTCGTTGAATAACACCACGTAG
- the LOC124184662 gene encoding poly(A) RNA polymerase gld-2 homolog A-like isoform X2 has translation MHAARTNGTNSLHQIEHNQYVHNGIGENRHRMIQTGSYPLELLQLMGVEIPPLRRAGYIMQGGGNSNSGWQRRGNPCSNAPTMPPPHLNFRPVSTGSIKKPNWNNKCGKRSSYRDTQSQNEVYNSDSGFSSRSPTPNKHQTDSSQTESSDERDSIASSADQGIKRLHEVHPIANGINNNNCDTNSKSNAHGGLISSASAHQFYQNQRPVNYYHNTVPPSRSQPQNHQGKRRYHSGRNSPPAQRVQRGRKFAGVVLPTCNMYPRWYIAPDRFLARSHLIEVTKMPAKLLTGSHWDVLSQDIWEKFMTHQQTEATYRNKMMLWKYLYIYIKTVYPRYGLFLVGSTMSGFGSDNSDVDMCLLVRHTEMDQRNEAIGHLEQILKCLKRCDFIEKLELIQAKVPILKFRDSMQSLDVDLNCNNAVGIRNTHLLYCYSQLDWRVRPLVLVVKLWAQSQEINDAKNMTISSYSLVLMVIHFLQYGVNPPILPCLHSLYEGKFGPHTDIHTIDIHEDLGMSGSGALSANSMSLGELLVDFFKYYVTFDFSQYAISVRTANKVPIEECRRARSYKNDPHQWKYLCIEEPFDLTNTARSVYDPDVFERIKQVFKKSYQMLKKNYDLSSIFNKLDTGSLNNTT, from the exons ATGCATGCTGCTCGCACAAATGGCACAAATTCTTTGCATCAAATAGAACACAATCAATACGTCCACAATGGCATCGGAGAAAACAGACATCGTATGATACAG ACAGGATCTTATCCGCTAGAGCTATTGCAGCTAATGGGCGTTGAAATTCCACCGCTGCGTCGGGCTGGGTACATCATGCAGGGCGGAGGGAATTCCAACAGTGGATGGCAGAGACGAGGTAACCCCTGTAGCAATGCACCGACTATGCCACCTCCGCACTTGAACTTCAGACCAGTCAGCACAGGTTCTATAAAAAAACCAAACTGGAATAATAAATGTGGAAAACGAAGTAGTTATCGGGACACCCAGTCTCAAAATGAAGTTTATAACAGCGATAGTGGCTTCAGCTCGCGCTCACCTACACCTAACAAACACCAGACGGACAGCAGTCAGACTGAAAGCTCAGACGAACGTGATTCCATAGCATCTTCTGCTGACCAAGGCATCAA GAGGCTGCACGAAGTCCATCCGATAGCAAATGgcatcaataataataactgtgATACCAATAGCAAAAGTAATGCTCATGGTGGACTTATTTCGAGTGCCTCAGCACATCAATTTTACCAGAACCAAAGACCCGTCAATTATTACCATAATACTGTTCCGCCTTCCCGATCGCAACCACAAAACCACCAGGGTAAAAGAAGATACCATTCAG GAAGAAACAGTCCACCTGCACAAAGGGTGCAAAGGGGACGAAAATTTGCAGGAGTAGTATTGCCAACCTGTAACATGTATCCCAGATGGTATATTGCACCAGATAGATTTCTAGCACGATCGCATCTCATTGAGGTGACAAAAATGCCAGCAAAACTACTGACAGGATCACATTGGGATGTACTATCGCAAGATATTTGGGAGAAGTTTATGACGCATCAACAAACGGAAGCCACATATCGAAATAAGATGATGCTATGGAAGtacctatatatttatattaaa ACAGTATATCCAAGGTATGGGTTATTTCTAGTTGGTTCAACCATGAGTGGCTTTGGTTCAGACAACAGCGATGTTGATATGTGCCTCCTGGTAAGACATACAGAAATGGACCAAAGAAACGAGGCTATTGGACATCTGGAACAAATATTGAAGTGTCTTAAACGATGTG atttcattgaaaaacttgaactGATACAAGCTAAGGTACCAATTCTAAAATTCCGAGATTCAATGCAAAGTTTGGACGTTGatttaaattgtaataatgCCGTTGGAATCAGAAATACACACTTGCTGTATTGTTATTCACAAC tGGATTGGCGTGTGAGACCTTTAGTTTTGGTCGTCAAGCTCTGGGCGCAAAGCCAAGAAATCAACGATGCTAAAAATATGACCATTTCTAGTTATTCTTTGGTGTTGATGGTTATACACTTCTTGCAGT ATGGGGTGAATCCTCCCATTCTGCCATGTCTACATTCGCTCTACGAGGGCAAGTTCGGTCCTCATACGGACATCCATACAATTGATATACACGAGGATCTGGGCATGTCAGGTTCTGGCGCTCTCTCTGCTAATTCGATGTCACTTGGTGAACTTCTAGTAGACTTTTTCAAATACTACGTTACATTTGA CTTCAGCCAATACGCAATTTCTGTGCGAACGGCTAACAAGGTGCCAATTGAAGAATGTAGACGGGCCCGATCATACAAGAATGATCCACATCAGTGGAAATATCTTTGCATAGAAG AGCCCTTTGACCTGACCAATACAGCGCGCTCAGTTTATGATCCAGATGTGTTTGAACGAATAAAACAGGTATTCAAAAAGTCGTATCAAATGCTGAAGAAGAATTACGACCTTAGCAGCATTTTCAATAAGTTGGACACAGGGTCGTTGAATAACACCACGTAG
- the LOC124184662 gene encoding poly(A) RNA polymerase gld-2 homolog B-like isoform X4, which translates to MYHTSYPPHVLVQTMGGQQGNGQYPPAQMHAARTNGTNSLHQIEHNQYVHNGIGENRHRMIQTGSYPLELLQLMGVEIPPLRRAGYIMQGGGNSNSGWQRRGNPCSNAPTMPPPHLNFRPVSTGSIKKPNWNNKCGKRSSYRDTQSQNEVYNSDSGFSSRSPTPNKHQTDSSQTESSDERDSIASSADQGIKRLHEVHPIANGINNNNCDTNSKSNAHGGLISSASAHQFYQNQRPVNYYHNTVPPSRSQPQNHQGKRRYHSGRNSPPAQRVQRGRKFAGVVLPTCNMYPRWYIAPDRFLARSHLIEVTKMPAKLLTGSHWDVLSQDIWEKFMTHQQTEATYRNKMMLWKYLYIYIKTVYPRYGLFLVGSTMSGFGSDNSDVDMCLLVRHTEMDQRNEAIGHLEQILKCLKRCDFIEKLELIQAKVPILKFRDSMQSLDVDLNCNNAVGIRNTHLLYCYSQLDWRVRPLVLVVKLWAQSQEINDAKNMTISSYSLVLMVIHFLQYGVNPPILPCLHSLYEGKFGPHTDIHTIDIHEDLGMSGSGALSANSMSLGELLVDFFKYYVTFEAL; encoded by the exons ATGTATCACACTTCGTATCCCCCGCACGTGTTGGTGCAAACAATGGGTGGACAACAGGGAAACGGTCAATATCCACCAGCACAAATGCATGCTGCTCGCACAAATGGCACAAATTCTTTGCATCAAATAGAACACAATCAATACGTCCACAATGGCATCGGAGAAAACAGACATCGTATGATACAG ACAGGATCTTATCCGCTAGAGCTATTGCAGCTAATGGGCGTTGAAATTCCACCGCTGCGTCGGGCTGGGTACATCATGCAGGGCGGAGGGAATTCCAACAGTGGATGGCAGAGACGAGGTAACCCCTGTAGCAATGCACCGACTATGCCACCTCCGCACTTGAACTTCAGACCAGTCAGCACAGGTTCTATAAAAAAACCAAACTGGAATAATAAATGTGGAAAACGAAGTAGTTATCGGGACACCCAGTCTCAAAATGAAGTTTATAACAGCGATAGTGGCTTCAGCTCGCGCTCACCTACACCTAACAAACACCAGACGGACAGCAGTCAGACTGAAAGCTCAGACGAACGTGATTCCATAGCATCTTCTGCTGACCAAGGCATCAA GAGGCTGCACGAAGTCCATCCGATAGCAAATGgcatcaataataataactgtgATACCAATAGCAAAAGTAATGCTCATGGTGGACTTATTTCGAGTGCCTCAGCACATCAATTTTACCAGAACCAAAGACCCGTCAATTATTACCATAATACTGTTCCGCCTTCCCGATCGCAACCACAAAACCACCAGGGTAAAAGAAGATACCATTCAG GAAGAAACAGTCCACCTGCACAAAGGGTGCAAAGGGGACGAAAATTTGCAGGAGTAGTATTGCCAACCTGTAACATGTATCCCAGATGGTATATTGCACCAGATAGATTTCTAGCACGATCGCATCTCATTGAGGTGACAAAAATGCCAGCAAAACTACTGACAGGATCACATTGGGATGTACTATCGCAAGATATTTGGGAGAAGTTTATGACGCATCAACAAACGGAAGCCACATATCGAAATAAGATGATGCTATGGAAGtacctatatatttatattaaa ACAGTATATCCAAGGTATGGGTTATTTCTAGTTGGTTCAACCATGAGTGGCTTTGGTTCAGACAACAGCGATGTTGATATGTGCCTCCTGGTAAGACATACAGAAATGGACCAAAGAAACGAGGCTATTGGACATCTGGAACAAATATTGAAGTGTCTTAAACGATGTG atttcattgaaaaacttgaactGATACAAGCTAAGGTACCAATTCTAAAATTCCGAGATTCAATGCAAAGTTTGGACGTTGatttaaattgtaataatgCCGTTGGAATCAGAAATACACACTTGCTGTATTGTTATTCACAAC tGGATTGGCGTGTGAGACCTTTAGTTTTGGTCGTCAAGCTCTGGGCGCAAAGCCAAGAAATCAACGATGCTAAAAATATGACCATTTCTAGTTATTCTTTGGTGTTGATGGTTATACACTTCTTGCAGT ATGGGGTGAATCCTCCCATTCTGCCATGTCTACATTCGCTCTACGAGGGCAAGTTCGGTCCTCATACGGACATCCATACAATTGATATACACGAGGATCTGGGCATGTCAGGTTCTGGCGCTCTCTCTGCTAATTCGATGTCACTTGGTGAACTTCTAGTAGACTTTTTCAAATACTACGTTACATTTGA AGCCCTTTGA
- the LOC124184666 gene encoding ubiquitin-like protein 7, with translation MASKLILGVRLTPQSFTTVKLDHVNLDNKVEHLKTEAALKVNLPKECLELIYCGCILEDDATLASCGLKSGVMIHVLKKKEPEVLVPAKPISEASVLHLASAFRSFNVNPALRSALHRLSKRPEVIENIISSSPGLSDDSVAIAMLQDPDLMAHFTDPDTVRRIAELHPCLVEAAQHIAAAVHEEAHSNSAGTSNASTSSTHHTAYSYSLDNMSDDEEMAGDSSQSSDSAQPTGLSRNQSNSAITTAQLAAALVRAGARGFPLSSSSSTSGGGSSTRVITTEMFSQAMQHAFSSGPTQPLIPPLPPVLPQPSELQTQLTQMHEMGLQDDTVNVQALQFTNGDVQAAIELVFSGFSDT, from the exons ATGgcatcaaaattaattttgggAGTGCGCTTAACTCCTCAATCGTTCACTACAGTTAAACTCGATCACGTCAACCTTGACAACAAAGTTGAACACCTAAAGACAGAAGCTGCACTAAAAGTTAACCTCCCGAAAGAATGTCTTG aACTAATTTACTGCGGATGCATTTTGGAGGATGATGCTACCTTGGCATCGTGTGGATTAAAATCTGGAGTTATGATTCATGtactgaagaaaaaagaaccagAAGTTCTTGTTCCTGCTAAACCCATTTCCGAAGCTAGCGTTTTACACCTTGCTTCTGCCTTTCGATCATTCAATGTCAATCCTGCTCTGCGCAGTGCTCTGCAT CGACTGAGCAAACGACCTgaagttattgaaaatataatttcatcaTCACCAGGATTAAGTGACGATTCAGTGGCTATCGCTATGCTTCAAGATCCAGACCTAATGGCTCACTTTACCGATCCAGATACTGTTAGAAG AATAGCAGAACTACACCCTTGTCTGGTCGAAGCCGCTCAGCATATTGCTGCTGCGGTACATGAAGAAGCTCACAGTAATTCGGCAGGAACTTCAAATGCATCAACATCGTCAACCCATCACACTGCCTATTCCTACAGTCTCGACAATATGAGCGACGATGAGGAAATGGCAGGGGATTCTTCTCAATCGTCAGATTCTGCCCAGCCGACAGGCCTATCCAGGAACCAATCCAACTCGGCTATTACAACTGCACAACTGGCTGCTGCTTTGGTCAGAGCTGGAGCTCGAGGCTTTCCTCTTTCAAGTTCCTCATCTACGTCTGGCGGTGGTTCATCTACTAGAGTAATAACAACGGAAATGTTTTCCCAAGCCATGCAGCATGCCTTTTCTTCTGGTCCTACGCAACCTCTTATACCGCCCTTACCTCCAGTTCTTCCTCAGCCATCGGAATTGCAAACACAACTTACTCAGATGCATGAAATGGGCCTTCAAGATGACACCGTCAATGTTCAGGCACTACAATTCACCAACGGAGATGTACAAGCTGCTATAGAATTGGTATTTAGTGGGTTTAGTGACACTTAA